From a single Bacillus gobiensis genomic region:
- a CDS encoding sensor domain-containing diguanylate cyclase has product MNKQLNEKTAALKQRMLDFLLKRPDDQTYEEAFHWLAVALKTIYSPLPMILSESSNDLQRADVENNQLSAQQLAGQLKESNGCFSLRTDDGETIPSGLLSLIESFLNNCYHHEKTNKENNRQKQMFVLTELFHSLMQKEDVLKALVEKLKHIFPDLSFLLLISHDQDQNIKIPARVLSFEDDETNSVALDAYLSGEIKYEDQSSAYLPIKGLQGIYGVLYVNTGNGTAFADEMISSILIVTEAAGKAFENARLYEQSQTIIKNLRLINETSHQLNKTLRLSETMKDLSKRMIDYFDADEVGFFYIDHLGETKGLPGSSFFFQTKAAQPYVQFVSNKLSEEHNGVFVGNGKAVFGKNGYGSMMSVPMIENSKFRGYAIALKRQVYAFTFDMFKLFQSLIHHSTLAVTNSMLRDKLEYLVKTDKLTELYSRSYLEEKINYSMKYDNSGTFILIDIDNFKKINDTYGHQTGDNILIQVAGVIHENIRDHDVGARWGGEELAIYLPHAELPTGIKVAKRLIQAVRKSTNPAVTISVGVSYWSEELMKPLQTLFQQADEALYTAKRNGKNKMVVFDQYEEKA; this is encoded by the coding sequence ATGAACAAGCAACTAAATGAAAAAACAGCTGCTCTAAAGCAGCGCATGCTGGATTTCCTATTAAAACGGCCGGATGATCAAACTTATGAAGAAGCTTTTCATTGGCTTGCAGTAGCATTGAAAACAATATACTCGCCATTACCGATGATATTATCAGAGTCTTCTAATGATTTGCAACGAGCAGATGTGGAAAATAACCAGCTTTCAGCACAACAGCTGGCTGGACAGCTTAAAGAATCGAATGGCTGTTTTTCACTGCGTACAGATGACGGGGAAACAATTCCATCTGGTCTTCTCTCATTAATTGAGAGCTTTTTAAACAATTGCTATCACCATGAAAAAACGAACAAGGAAAATAACCGTCAAAAGCAAATGTTTGTGCTAACCGAATTGTTTCACTCTCTTATGCAGAAGGAAGATGTGCTGAAGGCGCTCGTAGAAAAACTAAAGCATATTTTTCCGGATCTTTCTTTTTTATTGTTGATTTCACACGATCAGGATCAAAACATAAAAATCCCTGCGAGAGTGCTTAGCTTTGAAGACGATGAGACAAACTCAGTTGCACTAGATGCTTACCTGTCGGGGGAAATAAAGTATGAAGATCAATCGTCCGCTTACTTGCCGATTAAAGGGCTGCAGGGGATCTACGGAGTACTTTATGTCAATACGGGGAATGGCACTGCATTCGCGGATGAAATGATATCCTCTATTTTAATAGTAACTGAAGCGGCGGGTAAAGCATTTGAAAATGCACGTTTGTATGAGCAATCTCAAACCATAATAAAAAATTTACGCCTGATTAATGAAACATCACATCAATTGAATAAGACATTACGATTATCCGAAACAATGAAAGACCTTAGCAAACGGATGATTGATTATTTTGATGCAGATGAGGTGGGTTTTTTTTATATTGATCATCTGGGCGAAACAAAAGGCTTGCCGGGAAGCTCATTTTTCTTTCAGACAAAAGCGGCTCAACCGTATGTCCAATTTGTCAGCAATAAGCTTTCAGAAGAACATAACGGAGTCTTTGTTGGAAATGGCAAGGCTGTGTTCGGTAAAAATGGCTACGGTTCTATGATGAGTGTCCCGATGATCGAGAATTCCAAATTCCGGGGCTACGCAATCGCCTTGAAGAGGCAGGTCTACGCATTTACATTTGATATGTTCAAGCTTTTTCAATCGTTAATTCATCACTCCACGTTAGCGGTAACAAATTCGATGTTGAGAGATAAGCTTGAATACCTTGTAAAAACGGACAAGTTGACGGAACTTTACTCCAGAAGCTATCTTGAGGAGAAAATCAACTACAGCATGAAATACGATAATAGCGGCACGTTTATTTTGATCGACATTGACAATTTTAAAAAGATCAATGATACTTACGGCCATCAAACGGGTGACAATATTCTGATTCAGGTTGCAGGTGTGATTCATGAAAATATTCGCGACCATGATGTAGGGGCAAGGTGGGGCGGTGAAGAGCTTGCTATCTATCTTCCGCATGCTGAATTGCCGACTGGAATAAAGGTAGCAAAGCGGTTAATTCAAGCAGTAAGAAAAAGCACAAATCCTGCGGTCACGATATCAGTAGGTGTTTCCTATTGGTCAGAGGAGTTAATGAAGCCGCTGCAAACCCTGTTCCAACAAGCTGATGAAGCTCTCTATACCGCAAAACGGAATGGAAAGAACAAGATGGTCGTTTTTGATCAATATGAAGAAAAGGCATGA
- the rpsD gene encoding 30S ribosomal protein S4 — protein MARYTGPSWKISRRLGISLSGTGKELEKRPYAPGPHGPGQRKKLSEYGLQLQEKQKLRHMYGVNERQFRTLFDKAGKMAGKHGENFMILLDQRLDNIVYRLGLARTRRQARQLVNHGHVLVDGSRVDIPSYQVKPGQTISLREKSQNLTAVREALEVSNFVPEYVSFDAEKLEGTLTRLPERSELAPEINEALIVEFYSR, from the coding sequence ATGGCTCGTTATACAGGTCCTAGCTGGAAAATTTCCCGCCGTTTGGGAATTTCTCTTAGCGGAACAGGAAAAGAATTAGAAAAACGCCCTTATGCTCCAGGTCCCCACGGTCCCGGACAGCGTAAAAAATTATCAGAATATGGATTGCAATTGCAAGAGAAGCAAAAGCTTCGCCATATGTATGGTGTGAATGAACGTCAATTCCGCACTTTATTTGATAAAGCCGGCAAAATGGCTGGTAAGCACGGGGAAAACTTCATGATTCTTTTGGATCAACGTTTAGATAACATCGTTTATCGATTAGGTTTGGCACGTACTCGCCGCCAAGCACGCCAATTGGTAAACCATGGCCATGTGCTTGTTGACGGAAGCCGCGTTGATATCCCGTCTTACCAAGTAAAACCGGGACAAACAATCAGCCTTCGTGAAAAATCACAAAATCTAACTGCTGTTAGAGAAGCGCTTGAAGTAAGCAATTTCGTACCAGAATATGTTTCTTTTGACGCTGAAAAGCTTGAAGGCACACTTACTCGCCTTCCAGAGCGTTCAGAGCTTGCACCTGAAATCAATGAAGCTTTGATCGTTGAGTTCTACTCACGTTAA
- the tyrS gene encoding tyrosine--tRNA ligase, producing the protein MTDLLNDLSKRGLIQQLTDEEGLNKLLQDEKVSLYSGFDPTGDSLHIGHLLPILTLRRFQLAGHQPIALVGGATGLIGDPSGKKAERTLNSEDIVLEWSDKIKGQLSRFLDFEHEENPAAVVNNFDWIGNMSVISFLRDVGKNFGINYMLAKDTVSSRIETGISYTEFSYMILQSLDFLNLYRNNSCKLQIGGSDQWGNITAGLELIRKSEENAKAFGLTMPLVTKADGTKFGKTEGHAIWLDKEKTSPYEFYQFWINTDDRDVVKYLKYFSFLSHEEIEELEKSVEEAPEKREAQKKLAEEVTTLVHGEEALNQAIRISNALFAGDIKKLSAEEIEQGFKGVPSLERDASEEGQSLVDILVESKLSPSKRQAREDISNGAVSINGEKQTEVGYVLSEEDKIENKFTVLRRGKKKYFLVIYK; encoded by the coding sequence ATGACAGATTTGTTGAACGATTTATCGAAACGAGGGTTAATTCAGCAGCTTACCGATGAAGAAGGATTAAATAAATTGCTCCAGGATGAAAAAGTGAGTTTGTATTCCGGTTTTGATCCTACAGGGGACAGCCTTCATATCGGCCACCTGCTGCCGATCTTGACTCTCCGCCGCTTTCAGCTTGCAGGCCATCAACCGATTGCGCTCGTAGGCGGAGCGACGGGGCTTATTGGAGATCCGAGCGGGAAAAAAGCGGAGCGAACACTAAACAGTGAGGATATTGTCCTGGAGTGGTCGGATAAAATTAAAGGCCAGCTTTCTCGGTTTTTAGATTTTGAACATGAAGAAAATCCGGCTGCTGTTGTCAATAATTTTGACTGGATCGGCAATATGAGTGTCATCAGCTTTTTAAGGGATGTTGGTAAAAACTTCGGGATAAACTACATGCTGGCGAAGGATACCGTATCTTCAAGAATTGAAACGGGAATCTCGTACACTGAATTCAGCTACATGATTTTGCAATCCCTCGATTTTTTAAATTTGTACAGAAACAACAGTTGTAAGCTGCAAATCGGCGGCAGCGATCAGTGGGGTAATATAACAGCCGGTCTTGAATTAATTAGAAAATCTGAAGAAAATGCCAAGGCGTTCGGCTTGACGATGCCACTTGTGACAAAAGCAGATGGAACGAAGTTTGGAAAAACAGAAGGTCATGCCATCTGGCTCGACAAAGAAAAAACGTCGCCATATGAATTTTACCAATTCTGGATTAACACCGATGACCGTGACGTCGTCAAATACTTGAAATACTTCAGCTTCCTTTCTCATGAAGAAATTGAAGAACTTGAAAAAAGCGTAGAAGAAGCGCCGGAAAAAAGAGAGGCGCAAAAAAAGCTGGCTGAAGAAGTAACCACTTTGGTTCATGGAGAAGAAGCTTTAAATCAAGCGATCCGTATTTCCAATGCCCTTTTTGCCGGAGATATTAAAAAACTTTCCGCAGAGGAAATAGAGCAGGGCTTCAAAGGAGTGCCGTCACTTGAACGCGATGCATCTGAAGAAGGACAGTCACTCGTAGACATATTGGTTGAATCAAAGCTTTCCCCGTCCAAGCGCCAGGCGAGAGAGGACATTTCTAACGGTGCCGTTTCTATTAATGGCGAAAAACAAACTGAAGTCGGATATGTTCTTTCTGAAGAGGATAAAATTGAAAATAAATTTACCGTCCTGCGCCGCGGGAAAAAGAAATATTTTCTGGTTATTTATAAATAA
- a CDS encoding ABC transporter permease, with the protein MLYQAGSITYRRCLIIQDFFNYFAENYQFILGYTWEHIQLVGIAIVIAILIGVPLGIYCTVNKYLASTILQTASILMTIPSIALFGIMIPVLSIINEGIGTLPAVIALVLYSQLPIIRNTYTAINNVDPNLRDAAKGIGLTTAERLWKVELPNAMPLIMAGVRTATVLNIGVGAIATLIGAGGLGGIIYQGILRSDNTLVLAGAVAVSILALIADLILRWIQNLFTPKGLKN; encoded by the coding sequence ATGTTGTATCAAGCTGGTTCAATTACATACAGGAGGTGTTTAATCATTCAGGACTTTTTTAATTATTTTGCAGAAAATTATCAATTTATCTTAGGCTACACCTGGGAGCACATCCAATTAGTCGGTATTGCAATCGTTATTGCCATTCTCATTGGCGTCCCTCTAGGTATTTATTGTACCGTAAATAAATACTTAGCTTCTACAATTCTTCAAACCGCCTCAATTTTGATGACAATTCCGAGCATTGCTTTATTCGGTATTATGATTCCAGTGCTATCGATTATTAACGAAGGAATCGGTACTTTGCCCGCGGTAATTGCGCTCGTTTTGTATTCTCAGCTGCCAATTATCCGTAACACCTACACCGCTATTAACAATGTTGATCCTAATCTGCGTGACGCAGCAAAAGGAATAGGGTTAACAACTGCAGAGCGGTTATGGAAAGTGGAGCTCCCGAACGCGATGCCGCTTATTATGGCCGGTGTCAGAACGGCGACTGTACTTAATATTGGAGTTGGAGCTATCGCTACCCTTATTGGGGCAGGAGGATTAGGAGGAATTATCTACCAGGGTATTTTGCGCTCAGACAATACGCTAGTACTCGCTGGCGCCGTAGCAGTTTCGATCTTAGCATTAATCGCAGACCTTATTTTGCGGTGGATTCAAAACTTATTTACACCAAAAGGATTAAAAAACTAG
- a CDS encoding ABC transporter ATP-binding protein → MISFNDVTKVYGDTTVIENMNFTIEDGQFVIMLGPSGSGKTTLLRMVNQLESITDGDILVNGKSVKKSNKIQMRRNIGYVIQSNGLFPNMNIEDNVMIVPGLLGWDRKKKRDRFNMLMDLAGLSPDEYRHRYPHELSGGQQQRIGVVRALAADPPIMLMDEPFGALDPIIRNHLQDEFLQIQRELKKTILFVSHDVDEAVKMADKIALLKDGKMMQYDEPVKMLNKPKNSFVADFVGQDRVLKSMSLYSVKDLADALTLKAPFESPDVKNINENLSLRVAISMLLNQEADQLIVEDEQGANKGSLTLDLIELFLHREVKESV, encoded by the coding sequence ATGATTAGTTTTAATGATGTAACTAAAGTATACGGAGATACAACAGTAATTGAAAACATGAATTTCACAATAGAAGACGGACAATTTGTCATTATGCTCGGACCTTCTGGTTCAGGGAAAACAACGCTGTTACGCATGGTTAACCAATTAGAGTCAATTACAGACGGAGATATTTTAGTAAACGGAAAAAGCGTGAAGAAATCAAATAAGATTCAAATGCGCAGGAATATAGGCTATGTTATTCAAAGCAACGGACTTTTCCCAAATATGAATATCGAAGACAACGTGATGATCGTTCCAGGGCTTCTTGGCTGGGATCGAAAAAAGAAACGTGATCGCTTTAATATGCTTATGGATCTTGCCGGTTTAAGTCCGGATGAATACCGTCATCGGTACCCCCATGAACTCTCCGGCGGTCAGCAGCAGCGAATCGGTGTTGTAAGGGCACTTGCTGCAGACCCTCCTATCATGCTGATGGATGAACCATTCGGCGCACTCGATCCGATCATCCGCAACCATCTGCAGGACGAATTTTTACAAATTCAGCGGGAACTGAAGAAAACAATCCTTTTTGTCAGCCATGACGTCGACGAAGCGGTAAAAATGGCAGACAAAATTGCCTTGCTGAAAGACGGGAAAATGATGCAATACGACGAGCCAGTCAAAATGCTGAATAAACCAAAAAATTCATTTGTAGCGGATTTTGTCGGTCAGGACCGTGTTTTGAAAAGCATGAGCCTTTATTCCGTAAAAGATCTAGCCGACGCATTGACACTGAAGGCTCCGTTCGAATCTCCCGATGTAAAAAACATCAATGAGAACCTATCGCTTCGCGTTGCCATTTCCATGCTGCTAAATCAAGAGGCTGACCAGCTGATTGTGGAAGACGAACAAGGTGCGAACAAAGGCAGCTTAACGCTTGATCTGATTGAACTGTTTCTTCATCGTGAAGTGAAAGAAAGTGTGTAA
- a CDS encoding ABC transporter permease: protein MDKINKRIALVVKIIFWALLVLFFFWAFSNNMFSQIAKSPDQFTKLLGQHLTIVLVSGAAAVLVAVPLGIFVTRPKFRKSEWFVIGIANLGQTIPSLAILALAMGFIGIGIPAAIIALFVYSLLPIIQNTIAGIDSVDPDTIDAAHGMGLTPRQILWRIEMPNALISILAGIRTALVINIGTAALAYLVGAGGLGVWIFTGIRLFDNSFLISGAVPVTLLAILIDFLFRWLEFILVPKGLRLAKKAQNA from the coding sequence ATGGATAAGATAAACAAGCGTATTGCTTTAGTGGTAAAAATTATTTTCTGGGCGCTGCTTGTATTATTTTTCTTCTGGGCATTTTCCAATAACATGTTCAGTCAAATCGCTAAATCTCCTGATCAATTTACGAAATTGTTAGGGCAGCATCTAACAATTGTGCTCGTTTCAGGAGCAGCAGCCGTATTGGTGGCGGTTCCGCTCGGAATCTTTGTCACCAGGCCGAAATTCCGCAAATCTGAGTGGTTCGTGATTGGAATTGCCAATTTGGGCCAGACTATCCCCAGCTTAGCTATTCTTGCCCTCGCGATGGGATTTATAGGTATTGGGATACCAGCAGCAATCATTGCATTATTCGTGTACTCTTTGCTGCCGATTATCCAAAACACGATTGCGGGAATTGATTCTGTAGATCCAGATACGATTGATGCTGCGCATGGGATGGGATTAACTCCAAGACAAATTCTTTGGAGAATCGAAATGCCAAATGCTCTCATATCGATCTTAGCTGGAATAAGAACTGCACTTGTAATCAATATTGGTACTGCCGCGCTTGCTTACCTCGTTGGCGCCGGCGGACTCGGGGTATGGATTTTCACCGGTATTCGACTATTCGATAACTCTTTTCTTATTTCAGGAGCAGTTCCTGTGACATTGCTTGCCATCCTCATCGATTTTCTGTTCAGATGGCTTGAATTCATATTGGTGCCGAAAGGACTGCGTCTTGCTAAAAAGGCTCAAAACGCATAG
- a CDS encoding glycine betaine ABC transporter substrate-binding protein — MIKKLIGIALSLALLIALTSCSPGGKTVTVGAKTFTEQLILEKMTTFILQKEGFRVEEIQNLGSSAMRQALTTQQIDMTWEYVGTALVTYLGEDPIVDKNEAMKRVQELDKKNKISWTNLTEANNTYVMAVKPELAEKLGLETLSDLAKYVKEHPNELTFGMETEFANRPDGLPGLEKAYNFDLPNNQQREMEVGLYYSAIANDEIDVTEGYSTDGQIEEQNLKILKDDRAFFPSYNVALSINQETLDQYPEIEKILQPLEEKLTSDSLRQLNYKVDVEGQSVERVAQDFLEENNLLD, encoded by the coding sequence ATGATAAAAAAATTAATAGGAATAGCACTGTCTCTTGCCTTACTAATCGCTTTGACCTCGTGTTCTCCTGGGGGAAAAACCGTCACAGTTGGTGCAAAGACCTTTACCGAACAGCTTATACTTGAAAAAATGACCACCTTCATCCTGCAAAAAGAAGGTTTCAGAGTTGAAGAAATTCAGAACTTGGGAAGCTCGGCAATGCGGCAGGCTTTGACAACGCAGCAGATTGACATGACATGGGAATACGTAGGAACTGCACTCGTAACCTATCTCGGAGAGGATCCTATCGTTGACAAGAATGAGGCGATGAAGCGTGTCCAAGAGCTGGATAAAAAGAATAAGATTTCTTGGACAAATTTAACCGAGGCAAATAACACATATGTTATGGCAGTGAAGCCAGAGCTTGCGGAAAAACTAGGATTAGAAACATTAAGTGATCTAGCTAAATATGTCAAAGAACATCCAAATGAGCTGACATTTGGCATGGAAACAGAATTTGCAAATCGGCCGGACGGATTACCCGGATTAGAAAAAGCATACAATTTTGATCTGCCAAACAATCAACAAAGAGAGATGGAGGTAGGCCTTTATTATTCTGCGATTGCCAATGATGAAATTGACGTAACAGAAGGGTACTCTACCGATGGGCAGATAGAGGAACAAAACTTAAAGATTTTAAAAGACGACCGGGCTTTCTTCCCTTCCTATAACGTAGCTTTATCCATCAATCAGGAAACACTCGATCAATACCCCGAGATCGAAAAAATACTTCAGCCATTAGAAGAAAAATTGACGAGTGACTCATTGCGCCAATTAAACTATAAGGTTGACGTAGAAGGACAAAGCGTTGAGCGTGTTGCACAAGATTTCCTAGAAGAAAATAATCTGTTAGACTAA